The DNA sequence GCGAGCTGGTTGACAGTACCCCAGTTACCTCTGGCTTTTGAGTCAACCATCATGAAAACGGCATCATCTTCTTTAAATTGATTGCTGACCATTTTTTCTAGTTTTGACTTGGTGACTGTCCAGATTTCAATAGCTTTTGATTTGCGTTCATATTCGGTCAGTAACCCCTGTGCATAAAGAGACTGATTTTCTTCTATAGTATTTTCTGCTTCGGTCATTATTTCTGTTTTTTCCTTGGGTACTCTAAGGTCGTCCATGCCCCAAGAGACACCGGAAACTGTTGCATAGTGAAAACCATATTCTCGCACTGCGTCCATAAACTCAACAACTATGTCTTCTCCATAATCATGCAGAATTTCGGCTTCAAGATTGCGAAGGTCGGTTTGGTTGAATGTTTTATTCACAAAGGCATGATCTTTTGGTAATGCATGGTGGAATATTATTCGGCCAATTGAGGTTTCAATCAACTTTGGCGAAGAATCTAAAACATCTTTTGGCAAGTAGACTTTTATTTTACTTCTTAGATCTATTATCCCGTGCTCAAGAGCTAACATTGCCTCTGACTCTGACGAAAAAATCTTTCCCTCGCCGATTAAACTAGTGCCAATGCTTGTGAGGTAGTAACAGCCAAAAGTGATATCTCTGGTTGCAATCGCGACCGGTTCACCCGTTGCTGGTTTTAATATTCCGTGTGTTGAGAGCATCAAGTCGCGCGCTTCTTTTTGAGCCTCTGCTGTTAAGGGTAAATGAACGGCCATTTGGTCACCATCAAAGTCAGCATTGAAAGCACGCGTTGGTAGGGCGGGAATTTTTATTGCCTTACCCTCAATTAATACTGGTTTAAAAGCCTGCACTGACAATCTGTGCAGAGTGGGGGCGCGGTTTAACAAAACCAGCCTGTCTTTAATGGCAAATTCCAATGCTTCCCAAACTTCAGGAACCTCTTGTTCTATAAGATGACTCGCAGAGCGAATATTGTGAGCCAACCCTTTGGTTTTAAGATAATTTATTATAAATGGCTTAAATAATTCTAGAGCCATAAATTTAGGTAAACCGCACTCGCTGATCTTTAAATTTGGGCCGATAACAATTACGCTTCTGCCGGAATAATCTACGCGTTTGCCGAGTAGGTTTTGCCTGAATCTACCCTGCTTTCCCTTAAGCATATCCGCAAGAGACTTGAGGGCTCTTTTTTGGCCAGTGGAAGCTGAAACAAGCGTTTGCCCCCGCCTCATAGAATTATCTATAAGTGCATCAACGGCTTCCTGGAGCATCCTTTTTTCATTTTTTGTGATAACCTCTGGTGCTTTAAGCTCAACCAAATGTTTCAAGCGGTTATTTCTATTTATGACGCGTCGGTAAAGATCATTTAGATCCGATGTGGCATAACGGCCGCCGTCTAATTGAACCATTGGGCGAAGTAGCGGTGGAATAATTGGCAGGACTTCAAGAATCATCCACTCCGGGCGTATATTATTTCTTAGCATTTTCTTGAGTATTTTAAGGCGGCGCATCCACTTTTTTTGTATAGTTGGATTATCAATTTCTTTTAAACCATTTTCTGCTTTCGTTATTTCTTCTTGCAGATCCATCTCTTCCATAAGTTTTCTTATTGCTTCAGCGCCTATGCTTGCTTCAAAAACTTCACCATATTTGAGTGATAAATCTCTGAATTCGAGTTCCGAGAGTATCTGGTATTTTTTTAAGCTTTTGAGATTACCTTTTTCTTCTTCACGCCGTTCTTTAATTCTTTCCTGTTCGCTTTTCTGCGGAGCGTTTTTAATAAGAGATCGGAAACCGGTTTCCATTTTTTTCATGGCCTCGGTTTTTAGGTCTTCGTTTACCCTCGTTACAATGTAAGCCGCAAAATATATTACCCTTTCAAGGTCTGGCAATGAAACATCCAATACTGTGGCAATGCGCGAAGGCATTCCGCGTAAAAACCAAATATGCGCAACAGGGCTAGCTAACTTAATGTGACCCATACGTTCGCGCCTGACGATAGATCTTGTCACCTCAACGCCGCAACGATCGCAGATAATTCCTTTGTAGCGTATCCTTCTATATTTTCCACAATAACATTCCCAGTCTTTTGTCGGTCCGAAAATAGACTCTGAAAATAGACCTTCTTTTTCAGGTTTTTGTGTGCGGTAATTTATCGTTTCCGGTTTAGTTACTTCGCCATAAGACCACTGAAGTATTTCTTCAGGCGAAGCGACTCGGAGTTTTAAGGCAGAAAAGTCCATATTTTAAATCTCTTTTAACTCTATATTCAACCCCAATCCTTTTATTTCTGACAGCAGCACCTTAAATGATTCTGGTAGGTGCGGAGCCCTGATTTCTTCTCCCTCAACTATTGCTTCGTATGTTTTTGCACGTCCTTGAACATCATCGGATTTGATGGTTAGCATTTCTTGCAATGTGTGAGCTGCTCCATAACCTTCAAGTGCCCAGACCTCCATTTCTCCAAATCTTTGACCGCCAAATTGAGCTTTGCCGCCCAATGGCTGCTGTGTGATCAATGAATACGGGCCGATAGAACGCATGTGCATCTTGTCTTCTACCATGTGCATCAGTTTCATGAAGTAGATAACCCCGACAGTGGTTTTCTGGTGGAATTTTTCTCCAGTGCGGCCATCATAAACGTATATTTTGCCATCTTCGGGCAATCCGGCTAATCTTAGCTCTTCCTTTATCATGCTTTCTGTTGCACCGCCCATCGCTGGAACCGCGGCTTTGTAGTCTAATTTAGATGCCGCCCAACCAAGATGGGTTTCTAAAACTTGGCCGATATTCATACGCGAGATTATACCAAGGGGGGATAAGATCATATCGACTGGATGTCCATCTGGTAGATAAGGCATGTCCTCTTCTGGTAGTATGGTGGATATAACGCCTTTATTTCCATGTCTTCCGGCCAACTTATCTCCGACTTGGACTTTTCTCATTTGTGCGACTGAAACCTGGACAGTTTTAATAACTCCCGCCTGAAGTTTGTCGCCCTGGTCTCTGGAAAATATTCTTACTCCAACGACGCGCCCAACCTTTCCATAATCTAGAGTTAAAGAGGTGTCTTTTACGTCTTGTGATTTTTCTCCGAATATTGCTCGCAGCAGTCTTTCTTCGGCGGTCAAATCGCTTTCACCTTTTGGTGAAATTTTACCGACTAAAATATCTTGAGAACGTACTTCGGCTCCGATGCGCACAACACCATCCGGATCAAGGTTTTTAAGTTTTTCTTCAGAACGGTTAGGAATATCATAGGTAGTAACTTCTGGTCCCAGCTTGGTTTCTCGTACATCTATGGAGTAATCTTCAATGTGGATAGAAGTGAACATGTCCTCCTTGACCAGCTTTTCCGAAAGTACTACAGCGTCTTCAAAGTTGGATCCTTCAAATGACATGAAAGCAACGACTAAATTGCGTCCCAAAGCTAATTCCCCATTTCTAGTTGCTGGGCCATCTGCTAAAACATCCCCCTTTTTTACCTTCTGGCCTGGTTTTACAATCGGGCGCTGGTTAATTGCAGTGAAGCTGTTTGATTTATTAAATTTCAATAAATTATAATTTAATTCCCCTCCTTTATTGGTGCGCAATATAATTTTGGAGCTATCTATTTTTTCAATAGTGCCCGCGTCATCTGCGATTATCATCATGCCCGAATCTCTGGCAACTCTTTCTTCAAGTCCAGTACCAACGATCGGTTCTTCAGGAGATACAATTGGTACTGCTTGTCGTTGCATGTTGGAACCCATTAGGGCGCGGTTAGCATCATCGTTCTCGAGAAACGGAATAAGAGACGTGGCAACAGAAAATGGCTGTTTGGTTGAAACATCGATGTAATCAATTCTGTCGGGTGTAACCAAGTCAGGTTCACCTTTAACCCTTGACGGTATTTTGGCTTCTGTAAATTTGCCGTTAGAGTCTAATTTGGCGCCAGCATGAGCAATGATAAACCGTTCTTCTTCGGTAGCATCAAAGTAATCAATTTGTTCTGTAACTTTGCCCTTAGACACCTTGCGATATGGCGAGAGTATGAAACCCAGTGGTGATACTTTGGCATGTAATGATAGATGACCAACCAATCCGATGTTCGGACCTTCTGGAGTTTGAATTGGGCAAATTCTTCCATAATGTGAAGGGTGAACGTCGCGTACTTCAAAACTTGCTCTTTCACGAGTGAGTCCGCCGGGACCGAGTGCCGACAACCTACGTTTGTGTTCCAGCTCTGCAAGCGGGTTAACCTGGTCCATGAATTGAGAGAGCTGACCAGATGAAAAAAATTCTTTGACTGCAGCAACAAATGGTCGCGAATTTATAAGTTGGCCCGGAACAATAGTCGCTATATCCAAAGTGCTCATGCGGTCTTTTATGATTCTTTCCATTCTGGCAAAGGACAGCCTTAATTTATCTTGTAATAATTCCCCGAGAGTTTTTACTCGACGGTTGCCAAGGTGGTCAATGTTATCAGGTTGGGCAGTGGGATCATTGTTCAAGTGTATCAGCTCCCTCATTATATCTATGATATCTTCCACCTTTAGCACCCTATTCTTCTCGTCTAGTGGATAGTTCTTTTGAAAACGTTGGTTCATTCGGTAACGTCCCACACGCGAAAGGTCATATCTGGAAAAGTTGAAAAACATGTTGTTGATCATCTGCCTGGCGTTGTCAACGGTTGCAGGATCACCCGGCCGAATACGCTTATACATTTCTATTAAACCCTCATCCTGATTTGAGGCGGCGTCGGCAACTATAGTAGAAACGATGTATTTCATTTCTGGATCGGTATCTACATCTTCAAAAAGTTTTTTAATTTCTTCATCTTTACCTATACCAAAAGCTCTCAAAATAGAAGTTGCCGGAATTTTTCTTTTGCGGTCGATACGTACAGATATTACACCGCTTGATTCTGTTTCAAATTCAAGCCAGGCTCCCCGAGAGGGTATGATTTTTGCACTAAAAAACCGTTTGAAACGGCTTAGGCGTGATAACGAAAAGAATGCGCCAGGGCTTCGAATAAGCTGTGAAATCACAACTCTTTCAACCCCGTTAATTACAAAAGTGCCGCGCGGAGTCATGATTGGAAAATCAGCCAAATAAATTTCCTGCTCATCCAACTTGCCGGTTTTTTTGTTTTTTAGAGATATTTTTACTCGCAGAGGGGCTTCATAGGTGATATTTTTTTCTCTGGCAACTTGTTCGCTGAATTTCGGTTCTTCCAATTTAAAATCCAAAAATCTTAGTTCTAAATCTTTGTTGGTCCAGTCTTCAATAGGAGAAATATCATTGAGAAGTTCTTTTAAGCCAACATTTAAAAACCATTGATAAGAATCAAGTTGAACCTGAACCAGGTTCGGTGGCTCAAAAGTATCCGGGGCGTATTTTGATAGTATTTTGCGCATCCCGTACGAGACAGGAAATGCTTAAGCATTTCCGTTGATTATAATTTATCCCTTAGAAACAGCTTTGATTTTATTTATCCGCCAGGTTATCCAAAAAAGTTCTTGCTGTCTCGTTCGGGACGCATAAGAACACAAAAACACCTCAACCCCGCTTAGCGGGGACGAATTAAAAACCTGCTCTCTTTAATTTTGCGAGATATCAGTTTCCACCCTTAGATATACAAATCTGGTAACTAGCAATTAGCAACTGGCGACTAGATTTGTATACCCGCAACGAAAGCGGCGATTATTTTGTAAGAAGTGCTGTCTTGGCCGAGATCGCTATGTATTTTATAGCTTTTTAATGACTTGACGTCAATGTTATTCCTTTTCAGAAGCTTGTCAAGATTAGTTATCAACACATCACTAAGATCATGATAATACTTTGCAGTTTGTAAGTCAAGCATGCGACCGTCTTGCTGAAGTTCTAATCTAAAATCCTCGGCACGTAAAACTATGATTAGGTCTAATTTCATTGGTAAGACTTTATCAAAAAATTCCCGTGTTTACAAGATTTTGCTTTTTATTTTTAGTTTTTATACAATTAGATTGTGAAGCGCAAACTCAAAAGCCCGAAAAGAGTTTTAAAAAAGTCGGTAGAAGCCCAGGAGGTTTTGGGGTTGTCGCAGGAGACCAAGAATGGCATCTGGGGCGTGGCATCTTTGGGGCTGGCCATAGTTAGCACTTTGGCCTTTTTTCATAAGGCAGGCAGTGCGGGTGAACTTTTTGCGTCAGCCGCCAAGTCGTTGTTTGGTTGGGGCATATTTTTGGTGCCGCTTGGTCTGGCCATGCTTGGCGTGGCATTTCTTAAATCAATTTCGCGCAAGATATATTCAAGCGCTATTATTGGCACAGTGCTTTTTGTCTTGGGGTTTTTGGCAGTCTTTCATGTTTTAGGCAATGGAGATTTGGCGGTTCGCATGCATCAAGGCGGATATCTTGGTTTAATTATCGGTTTTCCCATATTAAAAGCAGTCGGCTTTACTTCTTCATTCGTGGTATTGCTGATTTTGCTTTTTGTTTCGGTTTTAATAGCACTCAACATTCCCGTCCATAAACTAATATTGCGCAAGAACGAGGGCACAGAAGAAAACGAAGAGGAACAAGTTTTGAAAGATAATGTGGTAATAAAAAGAGGAACTCAAATTGTAGATATAAAAGCGGAAGAAGCGGCCGCAGTCGCAAAGGCCAAGGCTCAAGCATCTGCCCCCAAGGCGCAAACAGTAGCCAAGCACGACGAGGAAGAAAGGGAATTTATCATCAAAACATCGCGATCAGGCAAGTGGATCCTACCGCCTATTGAAATTTTGAATTCGGACAAAGACCAGCCGCGTTCCGGTGACATAAACGCCAACGTTTCCATTATTAAACGCACTCTTGCCAACTTCGGTATTGATGTTGAGATGGGCGAAGTTTCTATCGGTCCGGCGGTGACCCAGTTTACCTTGCGTCCGGCAGTTGGTGTTAAACTTGCCAAGATTACCACCTTGAGAAATGACCTCGAGCTTGCTTTAGCGGCGCATCCGATTCGTATTGAAGCGCCGATTCCGGGCAAGGCGTTAGTCGGGGTTGAGGTGCCGAATAAAAAATCGGCAATAGTGGGGCTGCGCGACATGTTTGAGTCGGAAGAATTCAAGAAAAGCAAATATTTTTTACCGATTGCGGTTGGGCGTGATGTTGCCGGTTTTCCTGTTTTTGCGGGACTCGAGAAGATGCCACACCTGTTGATTGCGGGAGCCACGGGTACCGGCAAGTCCGTTTCCATTAACACCCTTTTGCTCTCGCTTTTATACAAACATTCGCCGGACACTTTGAAATTCATAATGGTTGACCCTAAACGCGTTGAACTCTCCCTTTATAATGGTATTCCTCATCTTATTACACCCGTTATTGTCGATTCTAAAAAAGTTGTAAACGCTTTACGCTGGGCTGTCAGAGAAATGGAAAAGCGCTATGAGCGGCTGTCCATGTCTGGTTCGCGCGATATATTTTCTTTCAACATAAGACAAGCCGCGGCTAAAGAAGATCTAATGCCGGTTATTGTTATAGTCATTGATGAATTGGCTGATTTGATGGCGGCTCATGGTCGCGATGTTGAAGCGGCGATTGTCCGACTTGCCCAAATGGCTCGTGCTGTTGGCATACATTTGATCGTCTCAACTCAACGGCCTTCGGTTGAGGTAATAACCGGTTTAATCAAGGCCAATATTACGTCCCGCATCGGTTTGCAAGTTGCTTCACAAGTAGACTCACGTACTATTTTGGACATGTCTGGCGCGGAAAAATTGTTGGGTAACGGCGATATGCTATATCTTGCCGGCGACGTGTCAAAACCGCGTCGAATTCAGGGTTCATTTGTGAGCGAGAAAGAAGTAAAGGACGTGGTTAAGTTTATCAAGCAACAAGCGGAACAACTTGACGAGGAAATCGGGGAAGAAAAAGAGGAAGAACTGAAACTTGATCCCGATGAGGTCGTGACAAGCACGGCTGGCGTTGATGGCGGCAATATGGGCGATGATCTGTTTAATGACGCCAAAGAAGTGGTGGCTCAAGCCGGTAAGGCCTCGGCATCTTTACTCCAGCGTCGGCTTCGCGTAGGGTACGCACGAGCGGCCCGACTTTTGGATCTGCTTGAAGAAAAAGGAATTATTGGTCCGGGCGAAGGCGCCAAACCAAGGGAAGTATATATTGGCCCTTCGGTGGGCTCAGGACTAGGAAAGGGCGGCGGCGTGCCTCCGACACAAGACAACTTTGTAGATGATGGTTCGGTGGCCGAAGTCGTATCGTCTGATTCAAAGCTAGACGATAAAATTGCGGTTGAAGAATAGCGTTAAATAAATACATCGTTGGGAGGCGATAGTATTTGTAGTTATGGTAAAAGAAAAAGGTAAAAAGGAGGAAAAAACAGCAAGGACAGATGTTGCGAATCGCGGTGTTGATTTAGCCATTAAAGAGATACAGGAAAAATACGGCGATGGCTCAATTATGAAGTTGGGTGATGCACGCAAGGTTGATGTGGATGTGATACCTACAGGTTCGATTTCGCTTGATCTTGCGCTTGGTGTCGGTGGTATACCGCGAGGCCGCGTTACTGAGGTCTACGGGCCCGAATCAAGCGGAAAAACTACACTGGCCCTACATCTTGTTTCTGAAGTTCAGAAAATGGGTGGTGTGGCCGCTTATGTTGATGCCGAGCACGCGCTGGACCCGGACTATGCCAAAAAAATTGGTGTTAGGGTTAATGATCTTTTGATTTCCCAGCCCGATACCGGTGAACAGGCTCTTGAAATAGTCGAAACATTGGTGCGTTCGGGTGGTATACAGCTTGTCGTGGTGGATTCAGTCGCAGCGCTTACGCCGCGGGCCGAGATTGAAGGCGAAATGGACCAACAGCATATGGGTTTGCAGGCGCGGTTGATGTCTCACGCTTTGCGTAAACTGACGGGCATAGTATCTAAAACCAATACGGCGGTTTTATTTATAAATCAAATCAGACAAAAGATCGGAATTATGTTTGGCAATCCCGAGACAACGCCAGGTGGTTTGGCGTTGAAATTCTATTCTTCTGTAAGAGTTGAAATCCGCCGCGCGGCGCAAATACAGTCAGCCGAGAAAATTATTGGCAATCGCGTTAAGGTTAAAATTGTAAAAAACAAAGTTGCCGCGCCGTTCAGGGTTGCCGAGTTCGACATACTTTATAATGAAGGTATCTCCCGCCATGCGGATCTGGTAAATACCGGCGTAGTGCTTGGCGTGGTTGCAAAAAGTGGTGCGTGGTACAACTTCGGCGAACAACGTCTTGGCCAGGGCATTGATGGCGCCCGACTGTTCCTGAAGGAAAACCCCAAAGTAGAAAAGGAAATTCTCGGAGCCGTTAAAAAGGCCGCGGCGGTCAAAGAAGCGTAGTTCCATCAACAAAATAAAATCTCCACCGATCGGTGGAGATTTTATTTTTTAAGAGTTTGTAATTTTGTATATGGCATGAGTCCCATATATCTGGCATTTTTAACTGCGTTGGCTACCATGCGCTGGTGCTTCTGGCACAAGCCGGTGCGGACCGAAGAAGAAATCTTAAACTGGCCCGAAACAAATTTGCGGAGTATATCCGTGTTTTTATAATCAACATAATTAATTTTTTCCTGACAAGCGGAACAAACCATGCTTGGGTGAATTTTTAATTTCCAATTTTTAATTTTTAAATAAATCTTAATGTTTTAATTTTTAAACATTAGAAATTATTTATAAAATTATAAAATTAAAAATTATAAAATCTCTTTTTCTTCAATATCGCTATCAGAAATTATCGGGTCACTGGTAATGGGTGCATCCTCATTTATAACAGGTATGTCTTCTTCTTTCACTCCATTAGAAATTGCGCCCGCGCTTTGCGCGCCCGAAGGGCCTTTGGGCGGGCTATTTCTAACGGGGTTCACCTCATTGTTATATGAGCCCGTTCCCATTGCCTTGGGTCCCAACTGCATGCCATCAGCAACAATCTCCGTTCGATATCTTTTTACTCCATCTTGGCCTTGCCAAGTTCTTGTTTGGAGACGCCCCTCAAAAAGCGCCAACTGTCCCTTGCGCAAGTATTTTGAAATTACGTCGGCAAGTCCACCCCAAGCTGTTACGGTGTGAAATTCAACCTGTTCTTGTTTTTCACCTGTTGCGCGGTTGTTCCAGACACGATTTGTAGCCAATCTAACAGTGACAACCATTTGTCCCGATTGTGTTGTCCTTGATTCCGGGTCAGCCGCTAACCTGCCGATTAAAAATACTTTGTTCAGATTCATCCCGTACGAGACAGGAAATGATTTATCTGAGTAAATCATTTCCGTGCCCATTTAATCTACTTTATTAATCCCGCCTAGATAACCATCGTAACCATTTCTTGTTCAAGTTGCTGTTTTTCCGCTTCGGTTTTTTCTTTGGCTGGTTTTTTGGCTATTTCCGCTGTGGCCGGTTCATGTGTTTTTATTCTTGGCCTGGATCGGTATTGTCCCAAAATTCTTAATTCCTTACCCTCGTCCGGCTTTTTAAGAAGCAGATATCTCAATATGCCGCCCTGCAATTTTATTTGAGAATTTATTTTTTCTATTGTTTCAGTCGGTGCTGAAAAATCCAATATGCCAAAGTTGGCATATTGTTTGTTTTTTATCATATATGACAGATGCACGCGTTGGGGAACTTTAGAAGTTAAAATTGAACCGCCGGCCTGTGTTACTAAGGCAGAAAGTTCCTGTGTTTGCGCCTTAATATCAATCTCTTCGAGATCAGGACCTAAGTGATAAGCAAGCTCATAGGTTTTCGGTTGTATATCAGCTTCCGTCATCTTGGGAAAAAGGTTAGCAGAATTTATCGTTAGAGTCAAATTTTTGCGGGGGTTGAATTAGTTTTGCTGGTTTGATATAAATAAAAGTAATGAATCCCGAACGAGACAGCCCTTGTCAACGGCATGGAAAGGTTGCGGCGGCTATCTAATTGGTGATTTATAAAGTTAATTTAAATAGACACGGAAATGATTTACTCAGATAAAACATTTCCTGTCTCGTACGGGATGAATTTTAATCGATTAAAAGAATTAGTTGGTAAATTGGGCGGGCTTTTGGTGTTGGACGGTGATAAGCCTGAGTTGGTGGTATTGACATACAAAAAATATCAAGAAATTGAAACCGGAGAGGAAGTGGCCATTTCTAATCCTAATCGGAATGGAGCAGACGAAGGAAGTATTTTGAGCGGCGAAGGCGGCGAAGATGGTAGTGACGACGACAGAAAAACTCTTGATCAGTTAAACCAAGAGATACTTGCATTAAAAGAAGAGATAAGACAAAAAGAGGAGGCTGAATTGATTGGAAATGGACAAGTGACGGAACCGATAGCCGAAATTGTTGACCCCGCACCTTTTTTGGACTAGCGCTCCGCGCCAAAATTTAAAAAAGTTGTCCACAAAAGGTGCGGGGTTGACTTTGATTAGGCCTTGTTCTATAATGGTTTTACTTGTCTTTTTTTAATAATAAGAAGGTTACAGGTAGCGGTTCCAGGTGTCAGTAAAGTTAATTGACTGAAAACTGCAAACTCTTCTCTGTAAACTAAAGAACGCAAATGGCAGGAAAATTTGAGAGATCAAAGCCGCACTTGAATGTCGGCACAATTGGTCACGTTGACCATGGTAAAACCACCTTGACGGCGGCTATTTTACACACGCTAGATCTTTTTAAAGATGAGGGCTATGGTGCTCGCGTTGAAAAAGTTGATCAGATTGATAATGCCCCTGAAGAAAAAGCTCGCGGTATTACTATCGCATTGCATCATTCAGAGTATGAAACACCGAAACGTCACTATGCTCACGTTGATGCTCCTGGTCACCAGGATTATATCAAGAACATGATTACGGGCGCTGCCCAAATGGACGGTGCGGTTTTAGTTGTGGCTGCAACAGACGGTCCGATGCCGCAAACCCGTGAACACATTTTGCTTGCTAGACAAGTTGGCGTGCCTTACGTAATGGTCTTTTTAAATAAGGTAGATCAGGTTGACGATCCAGAAATGCTTGATCTGGTTGAAGCTGAAATACGTGAGCTTCTGAACAAATATCAATTTCCCGGAGATAAAACGCCCATAGTCAGGGGTTCGGCTCTGAAGGCTCTTGATGCCAAGAGCAAAGACGATCCGTCTCTCAAATCAATCAAGGAACTTATTGATACGCTTGATTCATATATTCCTGATCCAGTTAGAGAAATAGAAAAACCGTTCCTGATGCCTGTGGAAGACATCTTTTCTATAGAAGGTCGTGGCACTGTTGTT is a window from the Candidatus Yanofskybacteria bacterium genome containing:
- a CDS encoding single-stranded DNA-binding protein → MNLNKVFLIGRLAADPESRTTQSGQMVVTVRLATNRVWNNRATGEKQEQVEFHTVTAWGGLADVISKYLRKGQLALFEGRLQTRTWQGQDGVKRYRTEIVADGMQLGPKAMGTGSYNNEVNPVRNSPPKGPSGAQSAGAISNGVKEEDIPVINEDAPITSDPIISDSDIEEKEIL
- the tuf gene encoding elongation factor Tu, whose product is MAGKFERSKPHLNVGTIGHVDHGKTTLTAAILHTLDLFKDEGYGARVEKVDQIDNAPEEKARGITIALHHSEYETPKRHYAHVDAPGHQDYIKNMITGAAQMDGAVLVVAATDGPMPQTREHILLARQVGVPYVMVFLNKVDQVDDPEMLDLVEAEIRELLNKYQFPGDKTPIVRGSALKALDAKSKDDPSLKSIKELIDTLDSYIPDPVREIEKPFLMPVEDIFSIEGRGTVVTGRIERGKVKVNEEIEVVGITPTQKTVVTGIEMFNKQLDEGMAGDNAGILLRGLKKEDVSRGQVLSKPGSITPHTEFDAEVYVLSKEEGGRHTPFFKGYKPQFYFRTTDVTGDVTLPEGTEMVMPGDTVNLKIKLIAPIAMEEKQRFAIREGGKTVGAGVVTRVIV
- a CDS encoding 30S ribosomal protein S6 produces the protein MTEADIQPKTYELAYHLGPDLEEIDIKAQTQELSALVTQAGGSILTSKVPQRVHLSYMIKNKQYANFGILDFSAPTETIEKINSQIKLQGGILRYLLLKKPDEGKELRILGQYRSRPRIKTHEPATAEIAKKPAKEKTEAEKQQLEQEMVTMVI